One region of Marivirga arenosa genomic DNA includes:
- a CDS encoding YifB family Mg chelatase-like AAA ATPase, whose product MLAKTFGSSVYGVDANIITIEVNVSQGTKFHMVGLPDNAIKESEHRIDAAIKYSGYRMPRQKVVVNLAPADVKKEGSAYDLPIALGILSGSEQIFTDKLADFMIMGELALDGTLRPIKGVLPIAIEARKNGFKGFILPKENAAEAAIVNNLDVIGVENLKEAIEVLEGSSNIKPIEMDTRDIFFTNLNDYEADFADVQGQENIKRALEIAAAGGHNVIMVGPPGAGKTMLAKRFPSILPPLSLTEALETTKIHSVAGRLGSNASLIATRPYRAPHHTISDVALVGGGGIPQPGEISLANNGVLFLDELPEFKRTVLEVMRQPLEERRVTISRAKVSVDFPANFMLLASMNPCPCGYYNHPEKECVCPPGAVKRYLNKVSGPLLDRIDLHVEVTPVSFDQMTENRKAENSETIRKRVIAAREIQKKRFEGLNEVHSNALMPSQIVKEVCEINTAGKALLKNAMEKLGLSARAYDRIMKVSRTIADLAGSEDIKIEHLAEAIQYRSLDREEWAG is encoded by the coding sequence ATGCTAGCTAAAACTTTTGGAAGTTCTGTATATGGGGTTGATGCAAATATCATCACTATAGAAGTTAATGTAAGCCAAGGCACAAAATTCCATATGGTTGGCTTACCCGATAATGCCATTAAAGAAAGTGAGCATAGAATAGATGCAGCCATTAAATACAGCGGCTATAGAATGCCTCGACAAAAAGTGGTAGTTAATTTAGCGCCCGCTGACGTTAAGAAAGAAGGCTCTGCATACGACTTACCTATTGCCTTAGGAATTTTAAGTGGATCCGAACAAATATTCACTGATAAGCTAGCAGATTTTATGATAATGGGAGAACTAGCTTTAGATGGCACTTTAAGACCCATAAAAGGAGTATTACCCATTGCTATCGAAGCCAGAAAAAATGGGTTTAAAGGCTTTATCCTTCCAAAAGAAAATGCAGCAGAGGCTGCTATTGTAAATAACCTGGATGTTATAGGAGTCGAAAATCTAAAAGAAGCGATAGAAGTATTAGAAGGTAGCTCCAATATTAAGCCCATTGAGATGGACACTCGTGATATTTTCTTTACCAATCTAAATGATTATGAAGCAGATTTTGCTGATGTACAAGGTCAAGAAAATATAAAGCGAGCATTAGAAATTGCTGCAGCTGGTGGTCATAACGTTATCATGGTAGGTCCTCCAGGAGCAGGTAAAACCATGTTAGCTAAGCGATTTCCTTCTATCTTACCTCCGCTTAGTTTAACCGAAGCTTTGGAGACTACTAAAATTCATTCTGTAGCTGGAAGGTTAGGTTCAAACGCTTCACTCATTGCGACAAGACCTTATAGAGCCCCTCACCATACTATTTCTGATGTAGCCTTAGTGGGTGGGGGAGGAATCCCTCAACCAGGAGAAATTTCCCTTGCTAATAATGGGGTGCTTTTTTTAGATGAACTGCCTGAGTTTAAGAGAACGGTTTTGGAAGTGATGCGGCAACCCTTAGAAGAAAGAAGAGTAACTATATCAAGAGCAAAAGTATCAGTCGATTTTCCAGCTAATTTCATGTTGCTTGCGAGCATGAATCCATGTCCTTGCGGTTATTACAATCACCCTGAAAAGGAATGTGTTTGCCCTCCGGGAGCAGTAAAAAGGTACTTGAATAAGGTAAGCGGTCCTTTATTGGATAGAATAGACTTGCATGTAGAAGTGACTCCCGTTTCATTTGACCAGATGACCGAAAACAGGAAAGCAGAAAACAGTGAAACAATCCGAAAACGAGTAATAGCTGCCAGAGAAATACAGAAAAAACGTTTTGAGGGATTAAATGAGGTTCATTCGAATGCTTTAATGCCCTCACAAATAGTGAAAGAAGTATGTGAAATAAATACAGCAGGCAAAGCGTTATTGAAAAATGCGATGGAAAAGTTAGGACTTTCTGCTCGAGCTTATGACAGAATCATGAAAGTTTCCAGAACAATAGCTGATCTGGCAGGAAGTGAAGACATCAAAATTGAACATTTAGCAGAAGCAATTCAATATAGAAGTTTAGATAGAGAAGAATGGGCAGGTTAA
- the lpcA gene encoding D-sedoheptulose 7-phosphate isomerase: MINLIKDELNSAQETLNNFLTQADQLANIEAAVELITNSLQQDGKVMSCGNGGSHCDAMHFAEELSGKFRENRPAIAAMSLSDISHTTCVGNDYGFEFIFSRSIEALGRKEDILLAISTSGNSKNILEACKAAKAKGMKIIGLTGKDGGNLASECDVEIRVPHHGYADRIQEMHIKIIHIMILLIEKRLGYAS; this comes from the coding sequence ATGATTAATCTGATTAAAGACGAATTGAATTCAGCTCAAGAAACGCTGAATAACTTTTTAACCCAAGCTGATCAATTAGCCAATATTGAAGCTGCCGTTGAACTCATTACCAATTCACTTCAGCAAGACGGAAAAGTAATGAGTTGTGGTAATGGAGGTTCTCATTGTGATGCCATGCATTTTGCAGAAGAATTAAGTGGCAAGTTCAGAGAAAACAGACCCGCTATTGCTGCCATGTCATTATCAGACATTAGCCATACCACATGTGTGGGTAATGATTATGGCTTTGAGTTTATATTTAGCAGATCAATTGAGGCCTTAGGAAGAAAAGAAGATATTTTATTAGCCATCAGTACAAGTGGAAATTCAAAAAACATTTTAGAAGCTTGTAAAGCTGCAAAAGCCAAAGGCATGAAAATTATTGGCCTCACAGGTAAAGATGGTGGAAATTTAGCATCTGAATGTGATGTTGAAATTAGAGTTCCGCACCATGGATATGCAGACAGAATACAAGAAATGCATATCAAGATCATCCATATCATGATATTACTAATCGAAAAAAGATTAGGTTATGCTAGCTAA
- a CDS encoding ABC transporter ATP-binding protein, whose protein sequence is MKTYFRILAYAKPLGWLAPQYFIYAVLQAAFSVITLGILAPVLNVLFEVEEAKNIPESIPDFSLSIDYLKNAFDYYFLSIMQEDKFEALQFVCVILIICILLANIFKYLLAVISAIVRANAISNLRNALYNRLVNMHIGYYTEERKGNIMSKVMADVQEVEQTVVNSLKVIIKEPFLLIGYFVALFFISARLTLISIIILPISGFIISYIAISLKKKARKSQESIGKISEILEETLSGMRIIKAFNAITFSKNRFQKEVKNYAHYNVSMQKRQSLAGPISEFLGVFVVVGVLLIGGSMILDGNSELSASSFITFIAIYSQLLVPAKQISTAFSNVQRGLASAERIFGIIDLEPAIKDKPSAKNLTEFKKEIKINNVSFAYGEEPVLKNINITIEKGQTIALVGPSGGGKSTLADLIPRFYDPNSGEVQIDGQPLQNFTVESIRSKMGVVSQESILFNDSIFNNIAFGKPECTLEEVIQAAKVANAHDFISQMDGGYQAMIGERGTKLSGGQRQRISIARAILKNPDILILDEATSALDSESEKLVQDALTNLMKNRTSIVIAHRLSTIQEADQIYVMQEGEIIEKGKHDDLLKKNGVYKKLIEIQSVS, encoded by the coding sequence ATGAAAACATATTTTAGGATACTTGCTTATGCCAAGCCTCTAGGCTGGCTAGCTCCTCAATATTTCATATATGCAGTACTTCAGGCTGCCTTTAGTGTTATCACTTTAGGGATATTAGCTCCAGTTTTAAACGTATTATTCGAGGTTGAAGAGGCAAAAAATATACCTGAAAGCATTCCTGATTTCAGTTTAAGCATTGATTATCTGAAAAATGCTTTCGACTATTACTTTCTTTCCATTATGCAAGAAGACAAATTTGAGGCCTTGCAATTTGTTTGTGTGATCCTGATAATTTGTATTCTATTAGCCAATATTTTCAAATACCTTTTAGCTGTTATATCTGCCATTGTTAGAGCAAATGCAATTTCAAACCTTAGGAACGCTCTATATAACCGGCTAGTTAATATGCACATTGGTTATTATACAGAAGAGCGTAAAGGAAACATCATGTCTAAAGTAATGGCTGATGTGCAGGAAGTAGAACAAACAGTTGTAAATAGCTTAAAGGTTATTATCAAAGAGCCTTTCTTATTGATTGGTTATTTTGTTGCGCTGTTCTTTATATCAGCAAGGCTAACATTGATCTCTATTATAATTTTACCAATTTCAGGCTTTATTATTTCCTACATAGCAATTTCATTAAAAAAGAAAGCCCGAAAAAGTCAGGAATCAATAGGGAAGATCTCTGAAATATTAGAAGAAACATTAAGTGGGATGAGAATCATCAAAGCATTCAATGCTATTACATTCTCAAAAAACAGATTCCAAAAAGAAGTTAAAAATTATGCTCACTATAATGTAAGCATGCAAAAACGTCAATCTCTTGCTGGCCCCATTTCAGAATTTTTAGGAGTATTTGTTGTGGTTGGCGTTTTGCTTATCGGTGGCTCTATGATTTTAGATGGAAATTCAGAATTGAGCGCTAGTAGCTTCATTACATTTATTGCGATTTATTCACAATTACTGGTACCTGCAAAACAAATATCAACTGCTTTTAGCAATGTTCAAAGAGGATTAGCTTCAGCAGAAAGAATATTTGGAATTATTGATTTAGAGCCTGCTATTAAAGATAAGCCTTCAGCGAAGAACTTAACTGAATTTAAAAAAGAGATAAAAATCAATAATGTTTCATTTGCATATGGCGAAGAACCCGTATTGAAGAATATAAATATTACTATTGAAAAAGGTCAAACCATTGCATTGGTTGGTCCTTCAGGTGGTGGTAAATCTACATTAGCTGATTTAATTCCAAGGTTTTACGATCCTAATTCTGGGGAAGTTCAAATTGATGGTCAACCTTTACAAAATTTTACTGTGGAATCCATCAGATCAAAAATGGGAGTTGTAAGTCAGGAATCCATTTTATTTAATGATAGCATCTTTAATAATATTGCTTTCGGGAAACCTGAATGCACACTTGAAGAGGTAATTCAAGCAGCAAAAGTAGCTAATGCCCATGATTTTATCAGTCAAATGGATGGTGGCTACCAGGCCATGATTGGAGAAAGGGGTACAAAACTTTCAGGGGGACAAAGACAAAGAATTAGTATTGCGAGGGCCATATTAAAGAATCCTGACATTTTAATATTGGATGAAGCTACTTCAGCCTTGGATTCTGAATCTGAAAAATTAGTACAAGATGCCTTAACTAATTTAATGAAAAACAGAACCTCAATTGTTATTGCCCATAGGCTTAGTACTATTCAGGAGGCTGACCAGATTTACGTAATGCAAGAAGGTGAGATCATTGAAAAAGGTAAGCACGATGATTTATTAAAGAAGAATGGGGTTTATAAAAAGCTAATTGAAATACAGTCAGTTTCTTAG
- the atpC gene encoding ATP synthase F1 subunit epsilon — translation MLLEIITPEKNVFKGNVDSATFPGSNGSFQVLNNHAPLISSLDKGDLKYSDGKNDTTIVVEGGVVEVLNNNITVLAEKVIEE, via the coding sequence ATGCTTTTAGAAATCATTACACCGGAAAAAAATGTGTTTAAAGGAAATGTAGATTCTGCTACTTTTCCGGGAAGCAATGGTTCTTTTCAGGTTTTGAATAATCACGCACCATTAATCAGTTCTTTGGACAAAGGAGATTTAAAATACTCTGATGGAAAGAACGATACAACTATTGTAGTTGAAGGAGGTGTAGTTGAAGTATTAAATAACAACATTACTGTTCTAGCTGAAAAGGTTATTGAAGAATAG
- the atpD gene encoding F0F1 ATP synthase subunit beta translates to MANIGRITQVIGPVVDVSFEAEGAKLPNIFDAFTVKKSDGSSIVLECQQHLGEDRVRTIAMDGTEGLTRGMEVLDTEQPISMPTGEDIKGRLFNVIGDAIDGIDQPEGKTKLPIHREAPKFEDLSTSSEVLYTGIKVIDLIEPYSKGGKIGLFGGAGVGKTVLIQELINNIAKGHGGLSVFAGVGERTREGNDLLREMLESGIVKYGDDFMESMEEGKWDLSKVDKNALKESKATFVFGQMNEPPGARARVALSGLTLAEYYRDGDKDKNESGKDILFFIDNIFRFTQAGSEVSALLGRMPSAVGYQPTLATEMGAMQERITSTKNGSITSVQAVYVPADDLTDPAPATTFSHLDATTVLSRKIAELGIYPAVDPLDSTSRILERSIVGDEHYDCAQRVKEILQRYKELQDIIAILGMDELSEEDRQTVYRARKVQRFLSQPFHVAEQFTGLKGVLVDIKETIKGFNMIMDGELDHLPEAAFNLKGTIEEAIEAGEKMLAEA, encoded by the coding sequence ATGGCAAATATTGGTAGGATTACCCAAGTGATTGGCCCGGTAGTGGATGTGAGCTTTGAAGCAGAAGGCGCAAAATTACCTAACATCTTTGATGCATTTACAGTAAAGAAATCTGACGGTTCTTCAATCGTATTAGAATGTCAGCAACATTTAGGAGAAGATAGGGTAAGAACCATCGCGATGGATGGTACTGAAGGTTTGACTAGAGGTATGGAAGTTTTAGATACTGAACAACCAATCTCAATGCCAACCGGTGAAGATATCAAAGGTAGATTATTCAATGTAATTGGTGATGCTATTGATGGTATCGATCAACCTGAAGGCAAAACTAAATTACCTATTCACAGGGAAGCACCAAAATTTGAAGATTTATCTACATCATCAGAAGTTTTATATACTGGTATTAAAGTAATTGACTTAATTGAGCCTTACTCAAAAGGGGGTAAAATTGGTTTGTTCGGTGGTGCTGGTGTTGGTAAAACCGTATTGATTCAGGAGTTAATTAACAACATCGCAAAAGGACACGGTGGTTTATCTGTATTTGCTGGTGTGGGTGAAAGAACTCGTGAAGGAAATGATTTATTAAGAGAAATGTTGGAGTCAGGTATTGTAAAATACGGTGATGACTTCATGGAATCTATGGAAGAAGGAAAATGGGATCTTTCTAAAGTAGATAAAAATGCACTAAAAGAATCTAAAGCTACTTTCGTTTTCGGTCAGATGAATGAGCCTCCAGGTGCTCGTGCTAGAGTGGCATTATCTGGTCTTACTCTTGCGGAATACTACCGTGATGGTGATAAAGACAAAAACGAAAGCGGTAAAGATATTCTATTCTTTATTGATAATATATTCCGTTTCACTCAGGCAGGTTCTGAGGTATCAGCCTTGTTAGGTCGTATGCCTTCTGCTGTGGGTTACCAGCCAACTTTGGCTACTGAGATGGGAGCTATGCAGGAAAGAATTACTTCTACAAAGAATGGTTCGATTACTTCAGTTCAGGCCGTTTACGTTCCTGCGGATGATTTAACTGACCCTGCTCCTGCTACTACTTTCTCTCACTTAGATGCTACTACAGTACTTTCTCGTAAAATTGCTGAGTTAGGTATCTATCCTGCTGTGGATCCATTAGATTCAACTTCAAGAATCTTAGAGAGAAGCATCGTAGGTGATGAGCATTATGACTGTGCTCAAAGAGTGAAAGAGATCTTACAGCGCTACAAAGAATTACAAGATATCATCGCCATCTTAGGTATGGATGAGTTATCTGAAGAAGATAGACAAACTGTATATAGAGCAAGAAAAGTTCAAAGATTCTTGTCACAACCTTTCCATGTTGCGGAGCAATTCACAGGATTGAAAGGGGTATTAGTTGATATTAAAGAAACAATCAAAGGCTTCAATATGATTATGGACGGTGAATTAGATCACCTACCAGAAGCAGCTTTCAACTTGAAAGGTACTATTGAAGAGGCTATCGAAGCTGGAGAGAAAATGTTAGCTGAAGCTTAA
- the metK gene encoding methionine adenosyltransferase: MPYLFTSESVSEGHPDKVADQISDALLDNFLAFDPDSKVACETLVTTGLTVLSGEVKSNSYVDVQQVARNVINKIGYTKGEYMFDGNSCGVISTIHEQSQDINQGVDRGNPEEQGAGDQGMMFGYASKETENYMPLALDLSHKILMELANLRRENNEIQYLRPDSKSQVTIEYSDDNMPQRIDTIVVSTQHDAFDQDDAKMLAKIKSDIINTLIPRVKAQLKPELQKLFNDDIKYHINPTGKFVIGGPHGDAGLTGRKIIVDTYGGKGAHGGGAFSGKDPSKVDRSAAYATRHIAKNLVAAGVADEILVQVSYAIGVVEPMGIYISTYGSANVDMTDGEIAKKVSEIFDMRPYAIETRLKLRNPMYSESAAYGHMGREPRTIQKTFTASNGEVFSKEVELFTWEKLDYVDKVKAAFGL, translated from the coding sequence ATGCCTTATTTATTTACCTCCGAATCAGTATCAGAAGGACATCCAGATAAAGTAGCAGATCAAATATCTGATGCCTTATTAGATAATTTCTTAGCTTTTGATCCAGACTCTAAAGTAGCTTGCGAAACATTAGTTACTACTGGCCTAACTGTTTTAAGCGGTGAGGTTAAAAGTAATTCTTATGTTGATGTTCAGCAAGTGGCAAGAAATGTGATCAACAAAATTGGCTATACCAAAGGAGAATATATGTTTGATGGCAATTCTTGTGGTGTGATTTCAACTATACATGAGCAATCACAGGACATTAATCAAGGAGTTGATAGAGGTAATCCTGAAGAACAAGGAGCAGGAGATCAGGGTATGATGTTTGGATATGCCTCCAAAGAAACTGAAAACTATATGCCCCTAGCATTAGATCTTTCTCATAAGATCTTGATGGAATTGGCGAACCTCAGAAGAGAGAATAACGAAATTCAATATTTAAGACCTGATTCAAAATCACAGGTTACGATTGAATATTCTGATGACAATATGCCTCAAAGAATAGATACAATAGTTGTATCTACTCAGCATGATGCTTTTGATCAGGATGATGCTAAAATGCTAGCTAAAATCAAGAGTGATATCATCAATACTTTAATCCCTAGGGTTAAGGCTCAGCTTAAACCAGAATTACAAAAGTTATTTAATGATGACATCAAATATCATATTAATCCAACTGGAAAATTTGTAATAGGAGGACCACATGGTGATGCTGGTCTAACAGGTAGAAAAATCATTGTAGATACTTACGGTGGAAAAGGGGCTCATGGTGGTGGCGCTTTTTCAGGGAAGGATCCTTCAAAAGTAGATAGGTCAGCTGCCTATGCTACAAGACATATCGCTAAAAATTTGGTGGCTGCCGGAGTTGCAGATGAAATATTAGTTCAGGTTTCATACGCCATTGGTGTAGTAGAACCTATGGGTATTTACATCAGTACTTATGGCAGTGCTAATGTTGATATGACTGATGGTGAAATTGCTAAAAAAGTATCAGAAATTTTCGATATGCGTCCATATGCTATCGAAACCCGATTAAAACTTAGAAACCCAATGTACAGCGAGTCAGCTGCTTATGGCCATATGGGAAGAGAGCCTCGTACAATCCAGAAGACTTTCACCGCAAGCAATGGAGAAGTTTTTTCGAAAGAGGTAGAACTATTTACATGGGAAAAATTAGATTACGTTGACAAAGTAAAAGCAGCTTTTGGCCTGTAA
- a CDS encoding SAM-dependent methyltransferase encodes MEKGVLYLIPTVIAPQTESKALPPDLIKLCSQLDYYLVENIRTARRCLSAMNIDKAIQEITFHELSKNTECVDIPKLMAPILEGKSIGIMSEAGCPGIADPGARAVAYAHENDIRVEPWVGPSSIFLALMGSGFSGQSFAFSGYLPIEKKAKTQAIRTLEQAVFKTGQTQIFMETPYRNNQLIADITKTCAPQLKLCIAKNINGEDEMIMTDTVQNWKKNKPELHKVPCIFLFGRD; translated from the coding sequence ATGGAAAAAGGAGTACTTTATTTGATACCGACAGTTATTGCTCCACAGACTGAATCAAAAGCATTACCGCCTGATTTAATAAAGCTTTGTAGTCAATTAGATTATTATTTAGTGGAGAATATCCGTACTGCCAGAAGGTGTTTAAGTGCCATGAATATTGACAAAGCTATTCAGGAAATCACTTTTCACGAGCTTAGCAAGAATACGGAATGTGTTGATATTCCTAAATTAATGGCGCCTATACTCGAAGGGAAATCAATTGGAATCATGTCAGAAGCAGGTTGCCCAGGAATAGCAGATCCAGGTGCAAGAGCAGTAGCCTATGCGCATGAAAACGATATAAGGGTAGAACCTTGGGTTGGCCCATCTTCAATATTTTTAGCTTTAATGGGATCAGGCTTTAGTGGACAATCATTTGCTTTTTCCGGTTATTTACCCATCGAAAAGAAAGCAAAAACACAAGCCATAAGAACGCTTGAGCAAGCCGTTTTCAAAACAGGGCAAACTCAAATATTTATGGAAACACCTTACCGCAATAATCAGTTAATAGCGGATATTACAAAAACTTGTGCCCCGCAACTTAAATTATGTATTGCTAAAAACATTAATGGGGAAGATGAGATGATTATGACGGATACTGTTCAAAACTGGAAAAAGAATAAACCCGAACTACATAAAGTTCCGTGTATCTTTCTTTTTGGTAGGGATTGA